The region AAATCCAAAATGGCTTGCGGGTAATCGCACAAGATTTGCCGCTTGGGGGATAAGCGGTTGGCGCGCCAGAATTGTTGCAGATGCTTGCTGCTGCCGGATACGCCCGACATTTCGATCCAGGTGTAGTTTTCCAGGCTTTTCGGATTGGCGCGGATGGCGGCTTCTTCGCCTTGCGGGCAAATCAGCGAGTAAGACAGATTTTGCAGAAACAGGCTGCAAATGCCGCGTTGGTTGATGTTGCCCAAGAAAAAACCGCCGTGTAGCGTTTTATTTTGAATGCGCGAGAGAATCTCGCCGCTCATGCCGTATTGAATATGCAGGCGGGTATTGGGGGCGTTTTGGTTGATGAGGGCGGTCAGGTTGGCGAGCTTGGTGGAATCAATCGGGTGGATAATGCCCAATTGGGTTTCTTCGGTGAAATCTTGCGCCAGTGTTTTGGCGAATTGTTCGAGCTTGTGTTTGTGTTGCAGCAAGGCTTCGGCTTCGGGTAGGAATACTTCGCCCGCGCGGGTAAGCGTCATGCCGTTGCTGGTGCGGTTGAAAAGCGGGGTGCCCAAGTCGTTTTCAATGGCTTTGATTTGGGCGGAAACGGCAGGTTGTGAGAGAAGAAGACGTTCGGCCGCTTGGGTCAGGTTGCCTTGATGCGCGACGGTCACAAAGGATTTTAATTGGTTGATGTCCATTTTTCCGGTTTTGTTTTGTTTTCTTATTAATCGGTTTTTAACATAATTTTGCCTTTTCTGAAAGTCAAAACAGGCTATTAAACCAATGCGTTCAGTAAACATTATCAATAAATCGGATAGCAGCTATCAGAAAATAAGATTTGTTTCCTTGTTCAGACGGCCTTTTAACAGGCGGCGGTTTGCTGTTGGAGGAGAATTATAGTGAATCCACTTTAAAATAGTACGGCGTTGGTTCGCCCAGCCGTATTATCTATACTGTTTTCGGCTGGCCGCCTTGTCCTATTTTAAAGTGAATCCACTATAAATACGCAGGCGGCATATTGGCGTTGGCTTGATGAATCAATCGGGCCGGCGGCATCAGCGATGCGGTTGAAGGCAGTGCAGTCGGCCGGTTCGCCGGACAATGCTCCTTCGCGCGCGTCTTCAAACGGTGTGGCTTTATTGTCGATTTCGCCGATGTCGCGAAGCAGCATTTTTACGGCACGGTTAATATCAACTTCGGGCAGGGCGAAACGCTGCATGGTCAAATAAAGCGATTTGCCAACTGTGGCGTGGTATCTCCGATAGAGCAAGGCCGTCTGAAAATGCTTTCAGACGGCCTTTAATTGGCTTTAGTTAAGCGACTTGGGTTTGGTGTTCGTCGCCGTTGCGCCCGCGGATTCCGCCCAGGCGGTAAACGGTTTCACCTTGTTCGCGCAAGAATGCGGCCACTGCTTCGGCGTCTTCTTTGGCGACAATCACGACCATGCCGATGCCGCAGTTGAAGGTGCGGTACATCTCCTGCGTTTCAACGTTGCCTGCCTGTTGCAGCCATTGGAAGAGTTTCGGCAATGTCCATGAAGCGGCATCGATTTGGGCGACGGTGTTTTGCGGCAAAACGCGCGGTACGTTTTCGGTAATGCCGCCGCCGGTGATGTGCGCCATGCCTTTGATGGTGAATTGTTGCAAGGCGGCTAAAATCGGTTTCACATACAGACGGGTCGGGGCGATGATGGCTTCGCGCAGGGTTCTGCCGTTGTCGAATTCGGCATCTAAATCGGGATTGTCGCGCTCGATGATTTTGCGGATCAGGGAATAGCCGTTGGAATGTGCGCCGTTGGAAGCCAAGCCCAACACGACATCGCCTTCGGCAATGCTGCGGCCGTTAATCACACGGTCTTTTTCAACCACGCCGACGGCAAAACCGGCCAAATCGTATTCGCCTTCGGGATACATGCCCGGCATTTCGGCGGTTTCGCCGCCAATCAGGGCGCAACCGGATTCTTCGCAACCTTGGGCAATGCCTTTAATCACGTCGGTGGCTCGGGCGACATCGAGTTTGCCGCAGGCGAAATAGTCTAAGAAAAACAGCGGCTCTGCACCTTGAACGAGAATGTCGTTTACGCTCATCGCTACCAAATCGATACCGACGGTATCGTGTTTGTCCCAATCAAACGCCAGTTTCAGTTTGGTGCCGACACCGTCGGTGCCGCTGACCAAAACCGGGTTTTGGTATTTTTTGCCGATTTCGACCAATGCGCCGAAACCGCCCAAGTCGCCCAACACTTCAGGACGCATGGTTCGTTTGGCAAAGGGTTTGATGTTTTCAACCAGTTGGTCGCCTGCATCGATATCGACGCCTGCATCTCGGTAGCTTAATGAAGTGCTCATGCGGGTAATTCCTTGTGTAAGGTATGGGACGAAATAATTGCGCGCTATTTTACCTTATTTTGCGCAATTTGGCGTGGCTATGTCGGCAAAATTTTGCTGATTTTGTAAACAATCGCCAAGCGGCTTTCGTGCGGCGCATTTCTTTATTCTACATTCAGACGGCCTCTGTTATACTTTAGCCCGTCTGGATGTTTATGAACGGTTTAACCCATGTATCAAAAGAAACCGCGCGGCTATAAGCCGTGGATTATCATGACCGTGGTTTTGGTCTTGCTGGTATGGTTGCTTTATGCGCTCGGTAATATTCTCACGCCGTTTATTGTGGCGGCGGTGTTGGCTTATGTGCTCAATCCGATGGTGGAATGGTTGCAGCGCAAGCGTTTCAAGCGCGGCATCGCTTCGATGATTGTGATGATTTCCGCGTTGGCAGTGTTGCTGGCCTTGCTGCTGATTATTATTCCGATGTTAATCGGTCAGTTTAACAATTTAATCGGGCGCTTGCCGCAGATAGTCGATTTTATGCAAAACACACTCTTGCCGTGGGCGGAACGTGTCGGCGGCGGTTTTATCGACTTTGACACGGAATCGTTGATTGCTTGGGTACAATCGAACACAGGCGAATTGAGCAACACGCTCAAATCGGTGATGCCGACTTTAATGAAACAAAGCAGTAATGTGGTAATCGGCTTGACCAATTTAATGCTGCTGCCGTTTTTGTTGTATTACTTCCTGCTTGATTGGAAACGTTGGTCTTACGGTATCAGCGCCTTAGTGCCGCGCCGATTTATCGACAGCTACACGCGCATTACCAATAATATGGATCGCGTGCTTGGGGAGTTTTTGCGCGGCCAGCTGATGGTGATGCTGATTATGAGCTTGGTATACGGCATTGGCTTGATGTTGGTCGGTTTGGATTCAGGATTTGCCATCGGTATGATTGCCGGTATTTTGGTGTTTGTGCCTTATTTGGGTGCGTTTACCGGTCTGTTGTTGGCAACGATTGCGGCGGTGCTGCAGTTTGGCTCGTGGCCGGGATTGTTGATGGTGTGGGGCGTGTTTGCAGTGGGGCAATTCTTAGAGAGTTTCTTTATTACTCCGCAAATCGTCGGCGATCGCATTGGTTTGTCACCATTTTGGGTGATTTTTTCACTGATGGCATTCGGCCAGTTGATGGGTTTTGTCGGCATGTTAATCGGCTTGCCTTTGGCCGCGATTACGCTGGTGTTGGTGCGTGAAGGCGTGATCAATTATTTCGACAGCCATTTTTATAAACATAAATAAACACGTGTTAATCAGGCCGTCTGAAAGCGATTTTCCAGACGGCCTTTTATTGCATTTTTTACCGATAACCGTTAAGCTGAACCCGCCTGATATTCAACGGAGAACATTATGCTGGCAGTAATCGGCGGAAGCGGCTTCACCAAGCTGCCCCAATTGAGCATTACCGATCGCCGAATTGTGCGCACGCCTTATGGTTTGACCAGCAGCCCTTTGCTGTTTGGCAAGCTCGGCAGCCAAGACATTATGTTTTTGGCACGACACGGTTTCGGCCACACCATCGCCCCGCATGAAATCAACTACCGCGCCAACATTTGGGCATTGCATTCCATTGGCGCGCAAGACATTATTTCCGTGGCTTCCGTGATCAGCATTAATGAAGCCTTGGAAAGCGGCAGCTTGGTGATGCCGCATGATTTGATTGACTACACCCACGGCCGTGGGGCGACCTTTTTTGAAGGGCAGGAAAAACCGGTCGTCCACACCGATTTCACCTCGCCTTATACCCAAAGCCTGCAGGCAAAATTAATTGTCCATGCGCAAGCCCATGATACGCCGGTTTACCGCAAAGCCGTATATGGTTGTTTACAAGGCCCGCGCTGGCCGACCCGTGCCGAAATCAACCGCTACCGCCAAGACGGTGTTGATGTTTTGGGCATGACCGGTATGCCCGAGGCTATTTTGGCACGTGAATTAGACATGAACTACGTGCATTTTTGCGGCATCATCGGCATGAGTTGCATTGGAGAAGGCGCGAACCAAGACGGCTGCGTGATTGATTCGCACCAATCCATTGAAAAAATCCGCCGGTTATTGGTTGATTTGTAAATCAGTTTCAGGCTGTCCGAAAATTTATCATTGATTCAATCCGCAGGCCGTCCGAATGTTTCAGACGGCCTGCTTTAAGTAAAAGAAAGCGACACATGACCGAATCTACTTTAGCCACCGTAACCATCGGTTTAGTATCTGCCAGCGACCGCGCCAGTAGCGGCGTGTATGCGGACGAGGGCATTCCTGCATTGAAAGACTGGCTGGAAAATGCGGTGGAAAATCCGATTCATTTTGTCGAAGCCCTGATTCCCGACGAGCAAAACGAAATCGAAAAGGCCTTGAAAACCATGGCCGATGAGCAGCAATGTGATGTCGTGTTCACCACCGGCGGCACCGGCCCCGCACCGCGCGATGTCACGCCCGAAGCCACGTTAAATGTAGTCGAAAAAGAAATGCCGGGCTTCGGAGAACAAATGCGCCAAATCAGTCTGTATTATGTGCCGACTGCCATTTTATCGCGCCAAACCGCCGGCATTCGCGGAAAAACCTTAATCGTCAATCTTCCCGGCCGCCCCAAAGCCATCGCCGAAACACTCGGCGGTGTGCGCGGCGAGAATGGCGAGGTTAAGGTGCACGGCTTATTCAGCGCGATTCCGTATTGCGTCGACTTAATCGGCGGCGCATTTATCGAAACCGATGAAACGGTGAGCAAAGCTTTCCGTCCTAAGCAGAAATAATGAAAAAGCACATCAAAGGCCGTCCGAAAGCGATTCAGACGGCCTTTGATTTGAATCAAACGACATGTATGATTTCTATATTGGATAAGAATATTTATTTGCAGCGGACAGTTGATAAAATTTGATTATGATTTAAATTCTATTTTCACCAAATCAATTGGATAAATGTGATTTCATTATCAACGCCGCATGATTGGCAAACGGCCGTCTGAAACGGTCGGCAATATTGCAATGAAAACCTACCGGCAGCCTCTAGGCATGGGTTATGAGTTGCAGTATGATGTTTGGCGGTGTAAAAGAATTTTAAAAATTTTCCTGTTAAGTCAGGCTGTTTGGCATTTTACCTTGAATATTTTACCTTAATCGGAGCAGACATTATGTTGACTCAAACCCAGCAGGTCGATTTGACCCTTCGGCACTTAAAAGAGCGTGTATTGACGATTTACACGCCCGAGCAGCGTGCAAGCATTGAGCGTTCGGAAGATTGGCAAAAATTCAGCGAGCGTTTGCAAACGCATTTTCCGAGATTGATGTATGAGTTGGATAGTGTTTATGGCAACAATGAAGCCGTTCTGCCGATGCTGGAGCAATTGTTTGCCCAAGCATGGCAAAGCTATTCGCAACGCGCCAAACCACTGAAACAAACCGATGCGGCACGTGAAGCCGATCCTGATTGGATTTTGTCGAATAAGCAAGTTGGCGGCGTGTGTTATGTCGATTTGTTCGCCGGAGATTTGCAGGGTTTGAAAGCAAAAATCCCTTATTTCAAAGAATTGGGGCTGACTTATCTGCACTTGATGCCACTGTTTAAATGTCCGGAAGGCAAGAGCGACGGTGGCTATGCCGTGAGCAGCTACCGCGATGTCAATCCTGCTTTGGGCACAATTGACGATTTGCGCAGTGTGATTGCGGCCTTACATGAAGCCGGTATTTCTGCTGTGGTGGATTTCATTTTCAACCATACCTCAAACGAGCATCATTGGGCGGTAGAATGCGCGGCCGGTAATCCTTTGTATGACAATTTCTACTATATTTTCCCCGACCGCCGGATGCCCGACCAATACGACCGCACTTTGCGCGAAATCTTCCCTGATCAGCATCCGGGCGGTTTCTCGCAATTGGAAGACGGGCGTTGGGTATGGACGACCTTTAATTCCTTCCAATGGGATTTGAACTACAGCAATCCTTGGGTGTTCAACGCCATGGCAGGGGAGATGATGTTCTTGGCCAATTTGGGCGTGGATATTCTGCGCATGGACGCGGTGGCCTTCATTTGGAAACAGATAGGCACCCCCTGCGAAAGCCTGCCGCAAGCGCATGCCTTGATTCGTGCGTTTAATGCTGTGATGCGCATCGCCGCGCCGGGTGTGTTCTTCAAATCCGAAGCCATCGTCCACCCTGATGAAGTAGTGCAATACATCGGGCAAAACGAATGTCAAATCGGCTACAACCCATTGCAAATGGCCTTGTTGTGGAACACCTTGGCCACGCGTGAAGTGAACTTGCTGCATCATGCATTGACCTATCGCCACAATCTGCCGGAACACACTGCCTGGGTGAACTATGTACGCAGCCATGACGACATCGGTTGGACATTTGCCGACGAAGATGCCGGCCAATTCGGTATTCACGGCTATGACCACCGCCAATTCCTCAACCGTTTCTTTGTCAATCATTACGACGGCAGCTTTGCCCGTGGCGAGCCGTTCCAATACAACCCGACCACCGGCGATTGCCGCGTAAGCGGTACGGCGGCGGCTTTAGTCGGTTTGGCGCAAAACGATCCGTTTGCTGTTGACCGTTTGAAACTGCTCTACAGCATCGTGATGAGTACCGGCGGCTTACCGTTGATTTATCTGGGTGATGAAGTCGGTACCTTAAACGATACCGGTTGGGCGCATGATGAAAACAAACGCGACGACAGCCGTTGGGCGCACCGTCCGCGTTACAACGAAGAATTGTATAACCGGCGCCACGACGAATCGACCGCCGCGGGTCAAATCTACCAAGGTTTGCGCCACATGATTGAGATTCGCCAAAACAATCCGCGTTTTGACGGTGGCCGTTTGGTGACATTCTACACCCATAATAAACACGTTATCGGCTACATCCGCAACAATGCGCTTTTGGTCTTTGCCAACTTCAGCGAATTCCCTCAAACCATTACTGCGCACGCGTTGCAGGCAATGCCGTTCCAAGCTGAAGATTTAATCGGCGGCGAAACCGTGAAATTGAACCAAGACTTGGAATTGCGTCCGTATCAAGTGATGTGGTTGGAAATCGCATAGTGCTTTAAATTTGCTTGAAGCTATTTGAAGGCCGTCTGAAAACTTGTTTTTCAGACGGCCTTTTTATATGGTTTTCAGGTAAAATACCGCCTTTGCGCTTAGCCATCTCGATATAGGGTTCTCATGATTGAATTAAAAAACCTGACCTTACAACGCGGCTTGAAAGTGTTGCTGGATAAAGCCGGTGTTACCATCAACCCCAATCAGCGCGTGGGCTTGATCGGTAAAAACGGTACGGGTAAATCGAGTCTGTTTGCGTTGATTAAAGGCGAAATCAGTCAGGAGGGCGGCGATATTCTGATTCCGCGCACATGGAAGCTGGCTGCCGTGGCGCAGGAAACACCGGCTTTGGAAACATCGGCGCTGGATTATGTGTTGCAGGGCGATACGGAACTGCAAATGTTTCAGACGGCCTTAAGCCAAGCCGAAGTTCAAAACGACGGCATGAAGCAGGCCGAGTATCATGCCAAGTTGGAAGAAATTGATGCCTACGCCGCACCGGCCCGCGCAGCCAAATTATTGAGCGGCTTGGGTTTTTCGCAAGAAGAATACGCCAAGCCGGTGAAAGCGTTTTCCGGCGGTTGGCGGATGCGCCTCAATTTGGCGCAAGCCTTGATGCGCCGTGCCGATTTGCTGCTGCTTGACGAGCCGACCAACCACTTGGATTTGGAAACTGTGTTGTGGCTGGAAAACCATTTGGCCAATCTGCCGTGTACGCAAATCATCATTTCGCACGACCGCGATTTTCTCAATGCTACCACCACGCAAACGATTGAACTATCAAATCAAAAATTAACCCAATACGGCGGCAATTACGATTTTTACCAAAACGAGCGCGCCCGGCGTTTGGTGCAGCAGCAAGCTGCGTATGTGAAGCAGCAGACACAAATCAAGCATTTGCAGTCGTTTATCGACCGCTTCAAAGCCAAAGCCACCAAAGCGACGCAGGCGCAAAGCCGCATGAAAGCCTTGGCAAAATTGGAACGCATCGCGCCTGCACATTTAGACAGCGGGTTTTCGTTTGAATTTGAAAGCCCGGTGCATTTGCCTAATCCTTTGTTGAAATTGGATAAAGCGGATTTGGGTTATGGCGGCAACGTCATGCTGCATGATTTGAGTTTATCACTGGAAAGCGGGGCGCGCTATGGTTTGCTGGGTGTCAACGGCAGCGGTAAATCGACGTTTATCAAGGCATTGGCAGGCGAACTGGATTTGCTTTCCGGCCGGATTGTGCGCTCGGAAAAACTCAATATCGGCTATTTTGCGCAACATCAGCTGGATACGTTGCGTAACGACCAAAGCCCGATTTGGCATATTCAGCAGCTTTCGCCGGAAGTACGCGAGCAGGAAATCCGCAATTTTTTGGGCGGTTTCAACTTTGTCGGCGACATGGCTTTGCAGAAAATCGAGCCGTTTTCCGGCGGCGAGAAAGCGCGTTTGGCTTTGGCGGTGATTGTGTGGCAAAAGCCGAATCTGCTTTTGCTTGACGAGCCGACCAACCATTTGGATTTGGACATGCGCCACGCATTGACTTTGGCTTTGCAGAGTTTCCAAGGTGCATTGATTGTGGTGTCGCATGACCGCAGTTTGCTCGAAGCCGCGACTGACGGTTTCTTATTAATTGACAAAGGCTGTCTGAATCCGTTTGACGGCGATTTGAATGATTACCGCCAATGGCGTTTGGCGCAGGAAAATGCTGCTGCCGCACCGGCCGCATCCGCGCAATCGCAAAACCGTAAAGACACCAAGCGCATTGAAGCGCAAATCCGTCAGGAAAAAGCCAAGCGTGGCAAGCCGGTTCGGCAGAAAATCGACAAAGCGGAAAAAGAAATTGCCAAGCTGACTGAAATTCAGACGGCCTGTGAAGCATTTTTGGCACAAGAAGCTGCGTATTCCGATGAAAACAAAGCCAAATTGCAGGAAACGCTCACGCAATTGGCTGAAACTAAAGTAAAATTAAACGAATTGGAAGAAAATTGGCTGCTTTGGCAGGAAGAGTTGGAAGAGATTTTGACTCAGATTGAGGCCGAGTTTGCATGAATTGCTCCATCTTAAATAATAAAAAGGCCGTCTGAAAAATCATAGCAAGATTTTTTGAAATAAATCGTTTAGATGATTTTTACCGCCGGCCGGCCAAACGCACATTGTCCCACTCACTTTAAATCGTCACCATGCCGTCTGAAAAGCATGGCTTGGTGTTTCAGAATGAACATGAAATACTTTGCTTTAAACACATTTGCCGCCGTTATCGCGTTTTCAAGCTTCGCAGCAGAAGCCGGTAAAATCTATACCTGCGAAATCAACGGCACGGTCGTCTATACATCGCACCGGTCGGGCGGCTGCCATGCGCCTGATTTGCCGCCGATTGGCCGATACAGCAGCGCGCGTTACGATGCGCCTGAAATGGCGGCTACACCTGAACCCCAACGGAAGGCGGCTAAAGCTGCCAATAATACCAAGCGTGATCCAAGTAAAACAGTGGGCGCCAAAGAGAAAACACCGGTGGCGCCGATTCGTCCGACCACGCCATCTGTTGCCTCGCCCGCGTCTAAGCCTGCTGCCGGCAACAGCCGCCGTGCCATTTTGGAAACCGAATTGAGCAACGAGCGTAGGGCGTTGTCCGAAGCACAAAAATCTTTAGCACAAGCGCGCGCAGTGAAGGGCGGTATCATCGACCGTCAGCAAATTAAAGATCTGGAAGGATCGGTACTCGACCGTCAACAAAACATTCAAGCCCTACAACGCGAATTGGGGCGCATGTAAGGTTGGGTTGGGCCGTCTAATGATTTAATATGGATCAATGAATGCAGCATTATAGGAGCGAAATAATGCAGAAGCCATTTTTCAGACAAACAGTTTTGCTCCTGTTGCTGATATTCATTGTTCAAACGGTGTCATTTTTGCCCGTTCGGTGTAATAAGCATCGGGATATTGTTCGACATCCTGAAACAGTGCTTCTTTTGTGATTTTTAGGGGTTTTCTGTCTTTGGGATAGCCTTTGGGGATTGGATTCTTTTTCCATGAGCGGGTTTGGCTAAGGCGAGGTTGCGGAAGCCTGCTGAATAGGTCATGAAGGAGATTGTGATTTATATTGAGTGGGTTGACGATAGCGGCGCAGGCGGTGCAGGCGCCGTCTTTGTATTGGCTGGGTTTGAGTGTGTGGAAAGATTGGGCGAGCTGTCAGGCGGCTTCGGGCGATAAATTGCCCATGCGGTAAACAAATTTTCCATGTTGATTTTCTTCTGAATTTTGTTCTTTGGAATAGCCTGATGCTTGCGGCAACGGCTAATCGGCATATTATCGTTGCTTTTCGATTAATCAATTATTTTTGTAGTCGGATATTTATGATTTTGACGAAATTAAGCCGTCCGAACACAAAAAAGCAGGATTCTTTTGCTGAAGAATCCTGCTGATAATTTCTTTTAAGCTAAAAGGTTCAGTGTGGTTTATGTTCGCTGTTGTCTTTACCGTTGGTATTGCCATTGCTTGGTATCTGCACCGGATACACCAATTGCAGCGGATTGGTCTTGACTTGTGTCCACACGTTTTTGATCAGGTTCGGCATGCTGCTGATTTCGGTGCCGCGTGAGCGTAGGGCGACGTATAAAGCCAAAACAAAGCTGACAATCAGGTTTACCGTGCCGATGGCTAACACGCCAATCATGCCGTAGATGAACGCGGCCGCGCCGATATTACCGCTCACCGCTGCATAGCCCAAGTTGGCCGAAGAGAAAGCGACATGGCGGATGTCGAGCGGCAGGTTAAAGAGGTGGCCGAAAAAGCCGGTCATGCCCAATAACATACCGAAAATAAAATTGCCCATCAGCGAGCCGTAATGATTATGCATGTATTCGGCAAAGTGTTTGCGCAAGGCGGCAGGCATGATTTTGCGTAAAAACGGATTCACAGTCAGGCGGTTGCGCAAATCGAGATAGTCGGAACGGTTGTCAAAAAAGCCGGCGATAATCCCCGAGCAAAACAGCCATACACCGGCAATGGCGGCGTACCATAGTGTCGGCCGGGTGAAGATATCAATTGATTTTAATTGATAGGCCACGCTTTGTTCGCTTAATAAAGGCTGCTGATTGCTGCTGATAAAAGCCGCCGAAATTACACCGGCCAATAAAATCGCCACCACCACATTGCCGAACACGGCCACACTTTGCGAGCGGCACACGTCAATCAACAGTTTGGCCAATTTATTGTCGACTGCGCGACCGCGTTCGTTTAAATCGACTTTTTCGGCAAAGCGCGCAGCGGTCATGGCGGGCTGCTTGGTGGCGACGGTGAAATGCAGCATATGGATAATCATAAAGCCTATGCCGTAATTCAGACCGGATAATACGGACGTAAGAAATTCGCTGTAGCCCAGTGTGCCGATGTGGATTTTATTCAGCGCCATCAGGGCGATAATCACGCCGCCGCCGGCCGCCGAGTAGAGCATACTCATGTATTCTTTGCGATCGCGTGTGATGTAGTGTTCGCCGTGGTTGCTGGTATTTTCGGTGATGCTGCGTGCCAGCATGCGGATGCTGCTGCGGCGTAATTCGCGCGTGCTGTATTGGCCGACAGCAGCATTAATCAGGTCATTCATCAACACGATGGTCAAACGCGTGCGCTGATGCGGTTGGGTTTGAATGTTGGTTAAAAGTTTCAGGCGGTCTAAGGTTTGCTGCAAACGCCCCAATAAATGCGCTACTTTGACTGATGAGCCGGAGCCTGCGCCGGTGCCGCGACGGGCTAGGTATTCTACTTGCTTGATGCATTGGTCGAACATGACTTCCAAATGTGCCGTATCGTAAGGCGTGGTTTCGATACGGTAATGCTCAATCAGCTTGGCCATTTCGCGTTGCAAGGCCACAAAAGGCGAATCGGAATGCAGCAAGCGCGGCGCAATGCGCACCAGTTCCGGCTCGATGGCTTCGGATGCGATCCAAAGCGAAAGCATTTCCATCGAGCGCAGCAATGAATCGGTCAGCTTGCGTTGCACGCTTTGCAGCAAGGCCGGATCGGCGTGCTCTTCAATCAGCTCGTATAAAGCCAGCCATTGGCGCAGACTGAGGGTTTGCAGCCATTTTTCATCATTTTGGGTATGAAAAAGATAGAGAAAAACTTCTAATAAGTTACTGAAATCTTTGAAAGACGGACTGAATCGCTCGTAAATTCGGCTGCTGATTTCGCGGATAAAGCTGTCGCGGGAAAATAGGCCTAGTTTGATGAGCGCAGGGTAAACGTGTACTTTTTCCAACCAAATGTAAAAGCGTTGGCTGAATTTGCGGGCTAAATCCGGATTGTTTTTCAGCGTGGCAATGATTAAATCAAAACGCTGTGATGCTTGTTTTCTACCGCCGCTGCGCAAAAATTTGATGATTGCGTTGAGAATCAACACAAATTCTTTGCTTTCGAGCGCTTCGTTAAGCTGTGTGTGCAGGTTTTGGGTAGTGAATTTTTTCATTGGGTGCTTTCCATAAAAATATGGGCTTAATGAATATTGCTTGAGATGGATAACACAAGACTTTGATTTTTTATGTATAGTAAGATTTTTCGCGCGGATG is a window of Neisseria yangbaofengii DNA encoding:
- a CDS encoding ATP-binding cassette domain-containing protein, which translates into the protein MIELKNLTLQRGLKVLLDKAGVTINPNQRVGLIGKNGTGKSSLFALIKGEISQEGGDILIPRTWKLAAVAQETPALETSALDYVLQGDTELQMFQTALSQAEVQNDGMKQAEYHAKLEEIDAYAAPARAAKLLSGLGFSQEEYAKPVKAFSGGWRMRLNLAQALMRRADLLLLDEPTNHLDLETVLWLENHLANLPCTQIIISHDRDFLNATTTQTIELSNQKLTQYGGNYDFYQNERARRLVQQQAAYVKQQTQIKHLQSFIDRFKAKATKATQAQSRMKALAKLERIAPAHLDSGFSFEFESPVHLPNPLLKLDKADLGYGGNVMLHDLSLSLESGARYGLLGVNGSGKSTFIKALAGELDLLSGRIVRSEKLNIGYFAQHQLDTLRNDQSPIWHIQQLSPEVREQEIRNFLGGFNFVGDMALQKIEPFSGGEKARLALAVIVWQKPNLLLLDEPTNHLDLDMRHALTLALQSFQGALIVVSHDRSLLEAATDGFLLIDKGCLNPFDGDLNDYRQWRLAQENAAAAPAASAQSQNRKDTKRIEAQIRQEKAKRGKPVRQKIDKAEKEIAKLTEIQTACEAFLAQEAAYSDENKAKLQETLTQLAETKVKLNELEENWLLWQEELEEILTQIEAEFA
- a CDS encoding alpha-amylase family protein, translated to MLTQTQQVDLTLRHLKERVLTIYTPEQRASIERSEDWQKFSERLQTHFPRLMYELDSVYGNNEAVLPMLEQLFAQAWQSYSQRAKPLKQTDAAREADPDWILSNKQVGGVCYVDLFAGDLQGLKAKIPYFKELGLTYLHLMPLFKCPEGKSDGGYAVSSYRDVNPALGTIDDLRSVIAALHEAGISAVVDFIFNHTSNEHHWAVECAAGNPLYDNFYYIFPDRRMPDQYDRTLREIFPDQHPGGFSQLEDGRWVWTTFNSFQWDLNYSNPWVFNAMAGEMMFLANLGVDILRMDAVAFIWKQIGTPCESLPQAHALIRAFNAVMRIAAPGVFFKSEAIVHPDEVVQYIGQNECQIGYNPLQMALLWNTLATREVNLLHHALTYRHNLPEHTAWVNYVRSHDDIGWTFADEDAGQFGIHGYDHRQFLNRFFVNHYDGSFARGEPFQYNPTTGDCRVSGTAAALVGLAQNDPFAVDRLKLLYSIVMSTGGLPLIYLGDEVGTLNDTGWAHDENKRDDSRWAHRPRYNEELYNRRHDESTAAGQIYQGLRHMIEIRQNNPRFDGGRLVTFYTHNKHVIGYIRNNALLVFANFSEFPQTITAHALQAMPFQAEDLIGGETVKLNQDLELRPYQVMWLEIA
- the mog gene encoding molybdopterin adenylyltransferase, translated to MTESTLATVTIGLVSASDRASSGVYADEGIPALKDWLENAVENPIHFVEALIPDEQNEIEKALKTMADEQQCDVVFTTGGTGPAPRDVTPEATLNVVEKEMPGFGEQMRQISLYYVPTAILSRQTAGIRGKTLIVNLPGRPKAIAETLGGVRGENGEVKVHGLFSAIPYCVDLIGGAFIETDETVSKAFRPKQK
- the purM gene encoding phosphoribosylformylglycinamidine cyclo-ligase gives rise to the protein MSTSLSYRDAGVDIDAGDQLVENIKPFAKRTMRPEVLGDLGGFGALVEIGKKYQNPVLVSGTDGVGTKLKLAFDWDKHDTVGIDLVAMSVNDILVQGAEPLFFLDYFACGKLDVARATDVIKGIAQGCEESGCALIGGETAEMPGMYPEGEYDLAGFAVGVVEKDRVINGRSIAEGDVVLGLASNGAHSNGYSLIRKIIERDNPDLDAEFDNGRTLREAIIAPTRLYVKPILAALQQFTIKGMAHITGGGITENVPRVLPQNTVAQIDAASWTLPKLFQWLQQAGNVETQEMYRTFNCGIGMVVIVAKEDAEAVAAFLREQGETVYRLGGIRGRNGDEHQTQVA
- a CDS encoding LysR family transcriptional regulator, producing MDINQLKSFVTVAHQGNLTQAAERLLLSQPAVSAQIKAIENDLGTPLFNRTSNGMTLTRAGEVFLPEAEALLQHKHKLEQFAKTLAQDFTEETQLGIIHPIDSTKLANLTALINQNAPNTRLHIQYGMSGEILSRIQNKTLHGGFFLGNINQRGICSLFLQNLSYSLICPQGEEAAIRANPKSLENYTWIEMSGVSGSSKHLQQFWRANRLSPKRQILCDYPQAILDLVINGIGVAMVPSNKADAAIRDGRPLSVLEEYRQTMPMHFIYAGEYEDNPDLQLLKQSVKEIWQIKPN
- a CDS encoding AI-2E family transporter; its protein translation is MYQKKPRGYKPWIIMTVVLVLLVWLLYALGNILTPFIVAAVLAYVLNPMVEWLQRKRFKRGIASMIVMISALAVLLALLLIIIPMLIGQFNNLIGRLPQIVDFMQNTLLPWAERVGGGFIDFDTESLIAWVQSNTGELSNTLKSVMPTLMKQSSNVVIGLTNLMLLPFLLYYFLLDWKRWSYGISALVPRRFIDSYTRITNNMDRVLGEFLRGQLMVMLIMSLVYGIGLMLVGLDSGFAIGMIAGILVFVPYLGAFTGLLLATIAAVLQFGSWPGLLMVWGVFAVGQFLESFFITPQIVGDRIGLSPFWVIFSLMAFGQLMGFVGMLIGLPLAAITLVLVREGVINYFDSHFYKHK
- a CDS encoding S-methyl-5'-thioinosine phosphorylase gives rise to the protein MLAVIGGSGFTKLPQLSITDRRIVRTPYGLTSSPLLFGKLGSQDIMFLARHGFGHTIAPHEINYRANIWALHSIGAQDIISVASVISINEALESGSLVMPHDLIDYTHGRGATFFEGQEKPVVHTDFTSPYTQSLQAKLIVHAQAHDTPVYRKAVYGCLQGPRWPTRAEINRYRQDGVDVLGMTGMPEAILARELDMNYVHFCGIIGMSCIGEGANQDGCVIDSHQSIEKIRRLLVDL